A single Anabrus simplex isolate iqAnaSimp1 chromosome 10, ASM4041472v1, whole genome shotgun sequence DNA region contains:
- the LOC137502344 gene encoding zinc finger protein 271-like — MWTCTGEKPYCCNVCSKSFSQKSNLTTHNRTLTGEKLNFCNICSKSFSNKSSLTDHIRTHTGEKPYCCNVCSKSFSQKSNLTTHTRTHTGEKLNSCNICSKSFSNKSSLTDHIRTHTGEMPYCCNVCRKTFSQKSSLTAHRRTHKREKPYCCNVCRKTFSRKGNLTAHMWTHKGEKPYCCNVCRKTFSQKCSLTRHMRTHTGEKSYCCNVCRKTFSWKGNLSAHMRTHTGEKSYCCNVCRKTFSWKGNLTAHMRTHIGEKSYCCNVCRKTFSQKSSLTAHRPTHTGEKAYCCNVCRKTFSWKGNLIAHMRTHTGEKSYCCNVCRKTFSQKCSLTAHMRTHTGEKPYCCNVCRKTFNQKCILTAHRRTHAGEKLHCCNFCGKSFSMKAYLAAHERTHSDKKPHL, encoded by the coding sequence ATGTGGACTtgcacaggcgagaagccatactgttgcaatgtctgtagcaagtccttcagccaGAAAAGCAACCTGACAACCCACAACCGGACTCTCACAGGCGAGAAGCTAAACTTTTGCAATATCTGCAGCAAGTCCTTCAGCAATAAAAGCAGTCTAACAGACCATATTcgaactcacacaggcgagaagccatactgttgcaatgtctgtagcaagtccttcagccaGAAAAGCAACCTGACAACCCACAcccggactcacacaggcgagaagctaaACTCTTGCAATATCTGCAGCAAGTCCTTCAGCAATAAAAGCAGTCTAACAGACCATATTCGAACTCACACAGGCGAGatgccatactgctgcaatgtctgtaggaagACCTTCAGTCAGAAGAGCAGTCTAACAGCCCACAGGCGGACTCACAAAcgagagaagccatactgctgcaatgtctgtaggaagACCTTCAGTCGGAAGGGCAATCTAACAGCCCACATGTGGACTCACAAaggagagaagccatactgctgcaatgtctgtaggaagACCTTCAGTCAGAAGTGCAGTCTAACAcgccacatgcggactcacacaggagagaagtcatactgctgcaatgtctgtaggaagACCTTCAGTTGGAAAGGCAATCTATCagcccacatgcggactcacacaggagagaagtcatactgctgcaatgtctgtaggaagACCTTCAGTTGGAAGGGCAATCTAACagcccacatgcggactcacataGGAGAGAagtcatactgctgcaatgtctgtaggaagACCTTCAGTCAGAAGAGCAGTCTAACAGCCCACAGGCCGACTCACACAGGAGAGAAggcatactgttgcaatgtctgtaggaagACCTTCAGTTGGAAGGGCAATCTAATagcccacatgcggactcacacaggagagaagtcatactgctgcaatgtctgtaggaagACTTTCAGTCAGAAGTGCAGTCTAACagcccacatgcggactcacacaggcgagaagccatactgctgcaatgtctgtaggaagACCTTCAATCAGAAGTGCATTCTAACAGCCCACAGACGGACTCACGCAGGCGAGAAGCTCCACTGCTGCAATTTCTGTGGAAAATCATTCAGCATGAAAGCGTACTTAGCAGCTCACGAGCGGACTCACTCGGACAAGAAGCCACACTTGTAG